A genomic region of Pseudomonas sp. KU43P contains the following coding sequences:
- a CDS encoding NAD(P)-dependent oxidoreductase, with the protein MKNAETPVFKLVLFGAESSLGSALMVELLSRQHEVTAVVDDLNRHAPRPGLHFKIGGLASADQAEQGAAGGSAVIALLSALAPGDLPAQWRMSEALIAGLGRTTIRQLLLVGDFAVLDTPGRYSDEQRVGADQVVDALQRSALHWTLINAPADWPGMGMEHFRTASGTVEPELDAPLRRLAGVAAGMVDMLELGLHRGEHLNFVS; encoded by the coding sequence AGCAGCCTGGGCAGTGCCCTGATGGTCGAGCTGCTGTCGCGCCAGCATGAGGTCACGGCGGTGGTCGACGACCTCAATCGCCATGCCCCGCGTCCCGGTCTGCATTTCAAGATAGGCGGGCTGGCGAGTGCTGACCAGGCGGAGCAGGGCGCCGCAGGCGGCTCGGCGGTAATCGCCCTGCTGTCTGCGCTGGCGCCCGGAGACCTGCCGGCCCAATGGCGCATGAGCGAAGCGCTGATTGCCGGGCTTGGCCGCACGACTATACGCCAGCTATTGCTGGTGGGCGATTTTGCCGTGCTGGATACGCCAGGCCGCTACAGTGATGAACAGCGCGTCGGGGCGGACCAGGTGGTCGATGCGCTGCAGCGCAGTGCCTTGCACTGGACGCTGATCAATGCGCCAGCGGATTGGCCTGGCATGGGCATGGAGCACTTTCGCACGGCCAGCGGCACGGTGGAGCCGGAGCTGGATGCGCCACTGCGGCGCTTGGCCGGGGTGGCGGCGGGGATGGTCGACATGCTGGAGCTGGGGCTGCACCGGGGCGAGCATCTGAACTTCGTATCCTGA